A stretch of DNA from Streptomyces gobiensis:
TCTCGTAAGGCGCGCCGCCCAGGCCCAGGGGCGGGAAGACTGGCACCTCGGGGAACTCCACGGTGCCGTCAGGGCGGACCACCGCGGGGGCGAAGTGCCCGGCCCTTGCCACGCTGCAGAGACCGGAAACCGAGTCGTAGATGGCGTAGAGGCAGGTGGCTCCCGTGACCCCGTCGCCCTCGGCGACGCCCTCCTCCCGGTCGATGCGGGAGACCAGTTCGTCCAGGTACCCCAGGAGCTCGTCCGGCGGCAGGTCGAGGGTGGAGAAGTTGTGGACCGCGGTGCGCAGTCGGCCCATGGTGGCGGCGGCATGCAGGCCGTGGCCGACGACATCCCCGACGACCAGGGCGACCCGGGCGCCGGGCAGGGGGATGACGTCGAACCAGTCGCCGCCGACCCCGGCCTGCGCGGGCAGATAGCGGTAGGCGGCATCCAGGGCGTCCTGCTCGGGCAGGCCGCGGGGCAGCAGGCTGCGCTGCAGGGTTACGGCCATGGCGTGTTCACGGGTGAAGCGGCGGGCGTTGTCGATGGCGACAGCGGCCCGTGCGGTCAGCTCCTCGGCGAAGGACAGATCCTCCTCCTCGAAGGGCTCGGGCCGCTCCGAACGCCAGAAGTTGGCCATGCCCAGGACGACTCCGCGAGCCTGCAATGGTGCCGTGATCAGCGAGTGGATGCCGTAGATGAGGGCTTGGTCCGCCCCTTCGGGATCCTGTGCCCGCCATCCGTGAGCGATGGTCAGATCAGGCTCAAGCACCGCATGGCCGCTCCGCAGAGCCGCCGCCATCGGTGTGGTGGGGACGACGAATCTGATGAGATGACCCACCGGTTCCAGCGGGCAGTCTTCGCGGATGCCGCTCACAGCCGCGCGACGCATCTCGCTATGCACACCCGTCGGCTCCTCCCCGCCCACTACGGGGTCCAGCAGCTCCACGGTGACGAAGTCCGCGAACCGGGGGACCGCCACCTCCGACAGTTCCTCGGCGGTCCGCACCACGTCCAGCGTGGTACCGATCCGCACTCCCGCCTCGTACAGCATCTTCAGCCGTTCCCGGGCCACCTCAGCCGTGCCGGCCACCGCGCGCAGCTCGGTGGTGTCCCGGAGCGTGACGACCTGGCCAGGCGGCCCACCGTACGGAGCCGTGGGCCGCGTATTGACGGCCAGCAGGAGGTCCCCGGCCAGATGCACCTCGTCGGTCACGGCACGGCCCGAGGCCAGCAGCTCGGCGATGTCCGTATCGAGGCCGAGGTCGGCGACGTGGCGGCCCTCCGTATCCGGCGGCAGCTCAAGGAGCCTGCGCGCCTCATCGTTGGCCAGCATCAGCCGGCCGTCGCCCCCGGTGATGAGCACGCCTTCCCGCACGGCGTGCAGGACCGCGTCATGGTGCTCGTACATCCGGGTCATCTCGGTGGGGCCGAGACCGCGTGTCTGCCGCCGCAGCCGCCTGCTCACCAGCGCGGAGCTGCCGACGGCCAGGGCGAG
This window harbors:
- a CDS encoding SpoIIE family protein phosphatase/ATP-binding protein codes for the protein MKGPFAGLLRRDRHGRPSSEASRRSPRRGARSLLGVRSVAGQVLFLQIVVAVLLIAAAVAALALQARYDSEQDAQNRSLAAAESFADAPGTVAALKSPDPTAALQPHAEEARRGSGLDFVAVMATDGTRYADSDPELIGRRAHDIGRAAAGESITEIFEGAPSDAARAVVPVTDADGAVVGLVGAGVGVEHIGDAVNRQLPVLFGSAAAALALAVGSSALVSRRLRRQTRGLGPTEMTRMYEHHDAVLHAVREGVLITGGDGRLMLANDEARRLLELPPDTEGRHVADLGLDTDIAELLASGRAVTDEVHLAGDLLLAVNTRPTAPYGGPPGQVVTLRDTTELRAVAGTAEVARERLKMLYEAGVRIGTTLDVVRTAEELSEVAVPRFADFVTVELLDPVVGGEEPTGVHSEMRRAAVSGIREDCPLEPVGHLIRFVVPTTPMAAALRSGHAVLEPDLTIAHGWRAQDPEGADQALIYGIHSLITAPLQARGVVLGMANFWRSERPEPFEEEDLSFAEELTARAAVAIDNARRFTREHAMAVTLQRSLLPRGLPEQDALDAAYRYLPAQAGVGGDWFDVIPLPGARVALVVGDVVGHGLHAAATMGRLRTAVHNFSTLDLPPDELLGYLDELVSRIDREEGVAEGDGVTGATCLYAIYDSVSGLCSVARAGHFAPAVVRPDGTVEFPEVPVFPPLGLGGAPYETAELRLSEGSQLVLYTDGLIEHRDRDIETGLRLLHSTLAGRPDRTPEETCQAVFDAMLPPHRSDDIALLVARTRVLDPSRVADWDVPFNPAAVAPTRAACVRQLEMWGLEELVFTTELMLSELITNAIRYGSEPVHVRLLHERSLICEVSDGSSTSPHVRRAAATDEGGRGLFLVSQFAERWGTRYTPTGKVMWTEQPLDGGEQQAVGPLLDGLEDLEDLAL